The following coding sequences lie in one Silvanigrella aquatica genomic window:
- a CDS encoding DUF4188 domain-containing protein yields MAINKGKFTAKIEGDFVIFLIGMRINNFLKFHKWMPIASQMPKMINELYKNPDFGFLHHEIWIGGFFSKVMVVQYWQSLDQLISYANNKNAQHLPAWASFHKKITDHSVGIWHETYLIKEGNYETIYHNMPTFGLGKAGQLEAIQNKTLSAKLRLGLK; encoded by the coding sequence ATGGCAATAAATAAAGGAAAATTCACAGCAAAAATAGAAGGTGATTTTGTTATTTTTTTAATTGGTATGAGAATCAATAATTTTCTTAAATTTCACAAATGGATGCCCATAGCTTCTCAAATGCCAAAAATGATCAATGAATTATATAAAAATCCGGATTTTGGATTTTTGCATCATGAAATATGGATTGGTGGTTTTTTTTCTAAAGTTATGGTTGTTCAATATTGGCAATCATTAGATCAACTCATTAGCTATGCAAATAATAAAAATGCGCAGCATCTTCCTGCATGGGCATCATTTCATAAAAAAATAACTGATCACTCTGTTGGAATATGGCATGAAACATATCTAATTAAAGAGGGAAACTATGAAACAATTTATCATAACATGCCCACTTTTGGCTTAGGGAAAGCGGGACAATTAGAGGCTATTCAAAACAAAACACTTTCTGCAAAATTACGTCTGGGATTAAAATAA
- a CDS encoding ubiquitin carboxyl-terminal hydrolase produces the protein MIKKLSVILLFLLAFMIASCDNSGQSSLGSSGKSPAQNTPSNSNGLSAFKNQANFLSQALGTTNLGNTCFANSVHKLIWSYLRNGDKVSAIPQKTLLQKEFYGFMNSLDINFDAVLNNNFSQNSDPGFKNKLNLVFNEFSLEQRNATGSETISGMKIRSDQMDADEYFKLLADYIELNSIQNSFMVSSQILLKNGVKKPLNTESLNTGHFSSNIFYSLNLNDNDKSLDELMKSNLTEEVEDVLDENTKTKHNEIKRTYLTLSDINNYPKKLFITLKRFYFDGQFNNKIEDKIKIPNNLAIYFHLINNHEKTYREVNYYLQGVIIHNGTSAAGHYYVYINDGGKWYRHDDAHVSEIMTSEDQKQMWNDIEKNGYILLFDS, from the coding sequence ATGATAAAAAAATTATCTGTAATTCTCTTGTTTTTGTTAGCTTTTATGATTGCTTCTTGCGATAATTCGGGACAAAGTTCATTAGGCAGTTCAGGAAAATCTCCAGCACAAAATACTCCAAGTAATTCAAATGGTTTAAGTGCATTTAAAAACCAAGCGAATTTCTTGTCACAAGCGCTTGGAACCACAAATTTGGGAAATACTTGTTTTGCAAATTCGGTGCACAAATTAATTTGGTCCTATTTAAGAAACGGAGATAAAGTCTCTGCCATTCCCCAAAAAACGCTTTTGCAGAAAGAATTTTATGGTTTCATGAATTCTTTAGACATAAATTTTGATGCTGTTTTAAATAATAATTTCTCGCAAAATTCTGATCCAGGATTTAAAAATAAACTGAATTTAGTATTTAATGAATTTTCTCTTGAGCAACGTAATGCGACAGGATCTGAAACAATTTCAGGTATGAAAATAAGATCTGATCAAATGGATGCGGATGAATATTTCAAATTATTGGCAGACTATATTGAGTTAAACTCAATTCAAAATTCATTTATGGTGTCTTCTCAAATTTTATTAAAAAATGGTGTTAAAAAACCTTTAAATACAGAATCTTTAAACACAGGTCATTTTTCGAGTAATATATTTTATTCATTAAATTTAAATGATAATGATAAATCACTTGATGAATTGATGAAATCAAATTTGACAGAAGAAGTTGAAGATGTTTTAGATGAAAATACAAAAACCAAGCATAATGAGATAAAGAGAACATATCTTACTTTAAGTGATATTAATAATTATCCAAAAAAACTTTTTATAACTTTGAAGCGATTTTATTTTGATGGGCAATTCAATAATAAAATTGAAGATAAAATTAAAATTCCAAATAATTTAGCAATTTATTTTCATTTGATAAATAATCACGAAAAAACTTATAGAGAAGTAAATTATTATTTACAAGGTGTCATTATTCATAATGGTACTTCAGCTGCTGGTCATTATTATGTCTACATTAATGACGGTGGAAAATGGTATCGACATGATGATGCTCATGTTAGTGAAATAATGACAAGTGAAGATCAAAAACAAATGTGGAATGATATTGAAAAAAATGGTTATATACTTTTATTTGATTCATGA
- a CDS encoding DUF4440 domain-containing protein — MTENLKLIEHIKGLEERLLQPFVRCSKKELETLLAEEFIEYASSGHIFNKLEIINALLEEVEVHYKLEKFNINKMSEEIILANYVAVKNDKFYSLRTSIWKYINDKWQIIFHQGTNCSR, encoded by the coding sequence ATGACAGAAAACCTGAAACTTATAGAGCATATTAAAGGCTTAGAAGAAAGATTATTACAGCCCTTCGTAAGATGCTCAAAAAAAGAATTAGAGACACTTCTCGCAGAAGAATTCATAGAATATGCAAGCTCAGGTCACATTTTTAATAAATTAGAAATTATAAATGCACTTTTAGAAGAAGTTGAAGTCCATTATAAGCTAGAAAAATTCAATATTAATAAGATGTCTGAAGAGATTATTTTAGCAAATTATGTTGCGGTTAAAAATGATAAATTTTACTCGCTACGAACTTCAATTTGGAAATATATAAATGACAAGTGGCAAATTATTTTTCATCAAGGGACAAATTGTTCACGGTAA
- a CDS encoding HAD family phosphatase, translating to MSFASAYHSKNFSPKNRIVIEDSPNGIAAAKNAGCFCIALTKTRSVTELNKADLIVPAAELEHAINQIILKSHLS from the coding sequence TTGTCATTCGCTTCTGCATACCATAGTAAAAATTTCTCTCCAAAAAATAGAATAGTTATAGAAGACTCTCCTAATGGCATTGCTGCAGCTAAAAATGCAGGCTGTTTCTGTATTGCGTTGACAAAAACTCGCTCTGTGACTGAATTAAATAAAGCAGATCTTATCGTTCCTGCTGCTGAATTAGAACATGCAATAAACCAGATTATTTTAAAGTCACATCTTTCTTAA
- a CDS encoding sterol desaturase family protein, which translates to MVEKYLNAFSICSYVIFFLAIFIEYLISNKKNSNDYEKNDSLFNIGTGLFYTIFPVILVTSLTIFLYDIFSRFSFFEMPGVWSALIKGEKLYWWAFIILIFTDDFCYYWFHRISHMSRFLWCIHEVHHSSKQYNFTVFLRASFIDYAPQGLFYIPLYLLGFKLEDIFFQMAINFTYQFWLHTKYTGRIYLLDSIFNTASHHRVHHAKNIQYLDKNYGGIFIIWDILFKTFEREKEKVEYGVLHDLKTDNIFKLNFETFKIMFHDMAMAKGIKNKLLYFFYIPGWSHDGRTKTSKQLQDEYYNQKSYNR; encoded by the coding sequence GTGGTAGAAAAATATTTAAATGCTTTTAGTATTTGTTCATATGTAATATTTTTTTTAGCTATATTCATAGAGTATTTAATATCAAATAAGAAAAATTCTAATGATTACGAAAAAAATGATTCCTTATTTAATATAGGTACTGGATTATTTTATACTATATTTCCTGTCATATTGGTTACCTCTTTAACTATATTTTTATACGATATATTTTCACGATTTTCTTTTTTTGAAATGCCTGGCGTTTGGAGTGCTTTAATAAAAGGAGAAAAATTATATTGGTGGGCATTTATAATTCTTATTTTTACAGATGATTTTTGCTATTATTGGTTTCATAGAATTTCTCATATGAGTCGATTTCTATGGTGTATTCACGAAGTACATCATTCCTCCAAACAATATAATTTCACCGTTTTTTTAAGGGCTTCTTTTATAGATTATGCTCCTCAAGGTTTATTTTATATTCCACTTTATTTATTAGGTTTTAAATTAGAAGATATTTTTTTTCAAATGGCAATTAATTTTACCTACCAATTTTGGTTACATACAAAATATACAGGAAGAATTTATTTATTAGATTCTATTTTTAATACCGCAAGCCATCATAGAGTTCATCATGCAAAAAACATACAATATCTTGACAAAAATTATGGAGGAATTTTTATAATTTGGGATATTTTATTCAAAACATTTGAAAGAGAAAAAGAAAAAGTTGAATATGGCGTCTTACATGATCTTAAGACAGATAATATATTTAAATTAAATTTTGAAACATTTAAAATAATGTTTCATGACATGGCCATGGCAAAAGGAATAAAAAATAAATTACTTTACTTTTTTTATATTCCAGGATGGAGTCACGATGGTCGCACAAAAACATCAAAACAGCTTCAAGACGAATATTATAATCAAAAATCTTATAATAGATGA
- a CDS encoding ABC-F family ATP-binding cassette domain-containing protein — protein MILTDVKYNQQKNQGIIISDLSFNWPDETKVFSHLNAKFGNEKIAIIGKNGVGKSTLLRLIVGEIKCYSGSIQIPMNIGYLPQNLLNFHSITLMQLFGVEKEIKAIQAISRGDVNLELFEIIDNKWDIEDRIAAFLAKRNLPHMDLTRTLGSLSGGEAVRTYVAALVFRGAHYLVLDEPTNNLDSNSSEEVIEMISTWEKGALIVSHDPLLLEHVEQCAELYQGKIRIYGGNFKFYLEQRQLEEDAANRAYQNAEKELQIKKQLEQRTIEIAAQRSRNAKKNQSSLGLPKVAINFFINRSEKSAGKNRELHDQKVADAKERLQETKENIRIDEKILIDLPETIVHQDKKILEVKSVNYSYSNGKKLFGSNGVTFSVFGPERIAIQGKNGSGKSTLLSLISGQLKQDSGIIEYGTEQIGYLDQSLKGIDSQKSVYQNVLQKASNLSESEIRIRLGRFLFSNQRAFLPVNTLSGGERFRALLATILNAQPAPQLLILDEPTNNLDLTSVKQLEEAIRAFRGALLIVSHNADFLNKIGITRYLKIVEFCGV, from the coding sequence ATGATATTAACCGACGTAAAATATAATCAACAGAAGAATCAAGGAATTATTATTTCAGATCTTAGTTTTAATTGGCCAGATGAAACGAAAGTATTTAGTCATCTTAATGCCAAATTTGGTAATGAAAAAATCGCCATTATCGGGAAAAATGGAGTAGGAAAATCTACTTTATTGCGTTTAATTGTGGGTGAAATAAAATGCTATTCTGGATCAATTCAAATTCCAATGAACATAGGATATCTTCCGCAAAATTTACTAAATTTTCATTCAATAACTTTAATGCAATTATTTGGAGTTGAAAAAGAAATTAAGGCCATACAAGCAATATCTCGAGGTGATGTTAATCTTGAATTATTTGAAATAATTGATAATAAATGGGATATTGAGGATCGCATTGCAGCATTTTTAGCAAAACGAAATTTGCCGCATATGGATCTTACAAGAACACTGGGAAGTTTGAGTGGAGGTGAAGCGGTTCGCACTTATGTGGCTGCTTTGGTTTTTCGTGGTGCTCATTATTTGGTATTAGACGAACCTACGAATAATCTCGATTCAAATTCTTCAGAAGAAGTTATTGAAATGATTTCCACATGGGAAAAAGGTGCGCTTATTGTGAGCCATGATCCTCTGTTATTAGAGCATGTAGAGCAATGTGCTGAATTGTATCAGGGAAAAATTCGAATATATGGTGGAAATTTTAAGTTTTATCTGGAACAACGGCAATTAGAAGAAGATGCTGCAAATAGAGCTTATCAAAATGCAGAAAAAGAATTACAAATAAAAAAACAACTTGAGCAACGTACAATTGAAATAGCGGCACAGCGCAGTAGAAATGCAAAGAAAAATCAAAGTTCCTTAGGATTGCCAAAGGTAGCAATAAATTTTTTTATCAATCGTTCTGAGAAATCGGCAGGAAAAAATAGAGAACTTCACGATCAAAAAGTAGCTGACGCAAAAGAGCGTTTGCAAGAGACAAAAGAAAATATACGGATTGACGAAAAAATTTTAATTGATTTACCAGAGACTATTGTACATCAAGATAAAAAAATTCTTGAAGTAAAATCTGTTAATTATTCCTATTCAAATGGAAAAAAATTATTTGGATCGAATGGAGTTACATTTTCTGTTTTTGGTCCAGAAAGAATTGCCATTCAAGGGAAAAATGGCTCTGGAAAATCAACATTACTTTCCTTAATTTCGGGGCAATTAAAGCAGGATAGTGGCATTATAGAATATGGAACAGAACAAATAGGTTATCTCGATCAGAGTTTAAAGGGAATAGACTCTCAGAAAAGTGTTTATCAAAATGTTTTACAAAAAGCATCAAATCTTTCTGAATCTGAAATTAGAATTCGGCTTGGGCGATTTCTATTTAGCAATCAACGCGCCTTTTTACCCGTAAATACTCTAAGCGGTGGCGAGAGATTTCGCGCTTTGCTTGCGACCATTTTAAATGCACAACCAGCTCCCCAACTTCTTATTTTGGATGAACCAACAAATAATTTAGATTTAACAAGCGTTAAACAATTGGAAGAGGCTATTCGTGCGTTTCGCGGAGCACTCCTTATTGTAAGTCATAATGCCGATTTTTTAAATAAAATTGGCATCACGCGTTACTTGAAAATAGTAGAATTTTGTGGTGTGTAA
- a CDS encoding amidohydrolase family protein, producing the protein MKEWLKAGVSLDKILEAATINNAKFFNLNDAYGSIADGKIANILLLKKNPLESIEAYNEIDSVIIHGKIYEREVFSANSKMKHQSSIN; encoded by the coding sequence ATGAAAGAATGGCTTAAAGCAGGTGTTTCTTTAGATAAAATTCTTGAAGCAGCTACAATTAATAATGCAAAATTTTTTAATTTAAATGATGCATATGGATCCATTGCAGATGGAAAAATAGCTAATATTCTTCTTTTAAAGAAAAACCCATTAGAATCTATTGAAGCCTATAATGAAATTGACTCTGTTATTATTCATGGAAAAATCTATGAAAGGGAAGTTTTTTCAGCAAATTCAAAAATGAAACATCAATCTTCTATCAATTAA
- a CDS encoding amidohydrolase family protein, which translates to MTKIALLIIVIFYFSTSYAASDTVIKNIQIITYENKFNPEYGYIVISGHKIKNVGKGAYKNNVNNADVIDGKNMFVIPGLIDSHNHIDSILGFDNSTQLKRIDLVNEYRNQLPRSYLYFGYITLIDLSTSDQEIISEFKGQPERPDLFTSGGAITEFNGYPMVFLNEEEKLKKLPNFIMSVENKKTDNIKLKKDHSPEKLVNNILKNSGTFVKVFYEPGFNEQNKFPVPSLNNIKAVIEQSHKKQLPVIMHANSAIAQRFAIKAGADGVAHGLWNWNTGNKTNIMPENIKEILNDIANKKVGYQATIRTMGGLFDLFDENYFSDPNLSKVVPQSLLNWYQTKEGEWFKNEIIEDNDEEKVKNQIKLAYDRALISLGYLAQKEGFLLFASDTPSALLRD; encoded by the coding sequence ATGACAAAAATTGCTCTTCTCATAATAGTTATTTTTTACTTTTCTACATCATATGCAGCAAGTGATACCGTTATAAAAAATATTCAAATTATAACCTATGAAAACAAATTTAATCCAGAATATGGCTATATTGTTATTTCAGGTCATAAAATAAAAAATGTAGGAAAAGGGGCTTATAAAAATAATGTCAATAATGCAGATGTGATTGATGGAAAAAACATGTTTGTTATTCCTGGTCTCATAGATTCGCATAACCATATAGATTCTATACTAGGATTCGATAATAGCACACAATTAAAAAGAATTGATCTTGTGAATGAATATAGAAATCAATTACCAAGAAGTTATCTCTATTTTGGATATATAACTTTGATTGATTTATCTACGAGCGATCAAGAAATTATTTCAGAATTTAAGGGGCAACCAGAGCGCCCCGATTTATTTACAAGTGGGGGAGCAATTACAGAATTTAACGGCTATCCTATGGTATTTTTAAATGAAGAAGAAAAATTAAAAAAATTGCCAAATTTTATTATGAGTGTAGAGAATAAAAAGACTGATAATATTAAACTTAAAAAGGATCATTCTCCAGAAAAATTAGTAAATAATATTCTAAAAAACAGTGGTACTTTTGTTAAAGTTTTTTATGAACCTGGTTTTAATGAACAGAATAAATTCCCTGTTCCGTCATTAAATAATATAAAAGCAGTTATTGAGCAATCTCATAAAAAGCAATTACCCGTTATTATGCATGCAAATTCAGCAATTGCACAAAGATTTGCCATCAAGGCAGGTGCAGATGGGGTTGCGCATGGTTTATGGAATTGGAATACTGGAAATAAAACAAATATTATGCCTGAAAATATTAAAGAGATATTAAATGATATTGCAAATAAAAAAGTGGGCTATCAAGCGACAATAAGGACTATGGGAGGACTTTTCGATCTCTTTGATGAGAATTATTTTTCTGATCCCAATTTATCTAAAGTAGTGCCGCAAAGTTTATTAAATTGGTATCAAACAAAAGAAGGGGAATGGTTTAAAAATGAAATTATAGAAGACAACGATGAAGAAAAAGTAAAAAATCAAATTAAATTGGCATATGATCGTGCCTTAATTTCTTTAGGGTATTTAGCGCAAAAAGAGGGCTTTCTGTTATTTGCATCGGATACTCCTTCTGCTCTCCTCCGGGATTGA